In a genomic window of Thiolapillus brandeum:
- the ftsE gene encoding cell division ATP-binding protein FtsE: protein MIRFDNVSKTYPGSSGGLREVNLHIEPGEMVFLTGHSGAGKSTLLKLVGLLERASRGQVWVNKHNLGRLKPRQIPLLRREVGMIFQDHRLLTDRTVFDNVALPLVVTGVKHQEIRRRVQAALDKVGLLKKAKALPLTLSGGEQQRVGIARAIVSKPPIVLADEPTGNLDPDLSREIMNLFHQFNQVGVTLLIATHDLGLIQPMQQRILVLDQGRLVKDQAQP, encoded by the coding sequence ATGATCCGGTTCGACAATGTCAGCAAGACCTACCCCGGCAGCAGTGGCGGCCTGCGGGAAGTCAACCTGCATATCGAGCCCGGGGAAATGGTCTTTCTCACCGGCCATTCCGGCGCAGGCAAGAGCACCCTGCTAAAGCTCGTGGGTCTGCTGGAACGTGCCAGCCGCGGCCAGGTCTGGGTGAACAAGCACAACCTCGGCCGCCTCAAGCCCCGGCAGATACCCTTGCTGCGCCGGGAAGTGGGCATGATCTTCCAGGATCACCGCCTGCTCACGGATCGCACGGTATTCGACAACGTCGCCCTGCCCCTGGTGGTAACCGGAGTGAAACACCAGGAGATCCGTCGCCGGGTGCAAGCCGCCCTGGACAAGGTGGGCCTGCTGAAAAAGGCCAAAGCCCTGCCCCTGACCCTGTCCGGGGGAGAACAGCAGCGGGTGGGCATTGCCCGGGCCATCGTCAGCAAGCCCCCCATCGTCCTCGCCGACGAACCCACGGGCAACCTGGATCCGGATCTGTCCCGGGAAATCATGAATCTGTTTCACCAGTTCAACCAGGTGGGCGTGACCCTGCTCATCGCCACCCATGACCTGGGGCTCATCCAGCCCATGCAACAACGCATCCTGGTACTCGACCAGGGGCGGCTGGTAAAGGATCAGGCACAGCCATGA
- the ftsY gene encoding signal recognition particle-docking protein FtsY: protein MVKYHSFKTCPCCPRIQRESSMFGFGKKNQSAPTEEQKKPGLFQRLKSGLARTRANFTDGLASLVLGRRKIDDELLEDLETLLLTADVGVDATRRIIDELTERVKRKTLADPEALVAALKELLEEILEKVDAPVQQPAPGHPQVILMVGINGAGKTTTIGKLAKQLQDEGQTVMLAAGDTFRAAAVEQLQTWGERNDIPVIAQHSGADSASVIYDALEAATARGVDVLIADTAGRLHTKSNLMEELAKIARVMKKIDPDAPHEVMLVVDATTGQNAVNQAEQFSRAIPLTGITLTKLDGTARGGIIFAIAEKMGIPIRFIGVGEGIEDLRIFDPRAFVDALFEREE, encoded by the coding sequence ATGGTAAAGTACCATTCTTTCAAAACCTGTCCTTGTTGTCCAAGGATTCAACGGGAATCAAGCATGTTCGGCTTCGGCAAAAAAAACCAGTCCGCCCCCACTGAAGAACAGAAAAAGCCCGGCCTGTTCCAGCGCCTCAAATCCGGTCTGGCCCGCACCCGGGCCAACTTCACCGATGGCCTTGCCAGCCTGGTGCTGGGGCGCAGGAAGATCGACGATGAACTGCTGGAAGACCTGGAGACCCTGCTCCTCACCGCCGACGTGGGCGTGGACGCCACCCGGCGCATCATCGATGAACTCACGGAACGGGTGAAACGCAAGACTCTGGCCGATCCTGAAGCCCTGGTGGCCGCCCTCAAGGAGCTTCTGGAGGAAATCCTGGAAAAGGTGGACGCCCCGGTGCAACAACCTGCTCCCGGGCATCCCCAGGTAATCCTCATGGTGGGTATCAACGGCGCGGGCAAGACCACGACCATCGGCAAGCTGGCAAAACAGCTCCAGGACGAAGGCCAGACCGTCATGCTGGCCGCCGGAGACACCTTCCGCGCCGCAGCCGTGGAACAACTGCAGACCTGGGGTGAGCGCAACGACATTCCGGTCATCGCACAACACAGTGGCGCAGACTCCGCATCGGTGATCTATGACGCCCTGGAAGCCGCCACGGCCCGGGGGGTGGACGTGCTCATTGCCGATACGGCGGGCCGCCTGCACACCAAGAGCAATCTCATGGAGGAACTGGCCAAAATCGCCCGGGTGATGAAAAAGATCGACCCCGACGCCCCCCACGAAGTGATGCTGGTGGTGGACGCCACCACCGGCCAGAATGCCGTCAACCAGGCCGAGCAGTTCAGCAGGGCCATCCCTCTCACCGGCATCACTCTGACCAAGCTGGACGGCACCGCCCGGGGCGGCATCATCTTCGCCATCGCCGAGAAGATGGGCATTCCCATCCGTTTCATCGGCGTGGGTGAAGGCATAGAGGATCTGCGCATCTTCGATCCCAGAGCCTTTGTCGATGCGCTCTTCGAAAGGGAAGAATAG
- the coaD gene encoding pantetheine-phosphate adenylyltransferase: MLTAVYPGTFDPITNGHTDLVARASKLFGRVVVAVARDTAKATFCDLDQRVELARLVLADFPNVEVVSFSGLLVKFCQAQKAEVVIRGLRAVSDFEYEFQLAGMNRRLAPDVETLFLTPAEQYAFISSSLVREIARLGGDVAEFVHPAVQEALTEKFI; this comes from the coding sequence ATGCTCACAGCAGTTTATCCGGGTACATTCGATCCCATTACCAATGGCCACACGGATCTGGTAGCCCGCGCTTCGAAATTGTTCGGGCGAGTCGTTGTGGCCGTCGCCCGGGATACGGCAAAGGCCACCTTTTGCGATCTGGATCAACGGGTGGAGTTGGCTCGGCTGGTGCTGGCAGACTTTCCCAACGTGGAAGTGGTGTCCTTCAGCGGGTTACTGGTAAAGTTCTGCCAGGCACAAAAGGCGGAAGTGGTGATACGCGGCCTGCGTGCCGTGTCTGATTTTGAATATGAATTTCAGCTGGCAGGAATGAATCGCCGGTTGGCGCCGGATGTGGAAACCCTGTTCCTCACTCCGGCGGAGCAATATGCCTTCATATCCTCGTCACTAGTGCGGGAAATAGCGCGATTGGGGGGAGATGTGGCAGAATTCGTCCATCCAGCGGTGCAAGAGGCACTGACGGAAAAATTTATCTGA
- the bioD gene encoding dethiobiotin synthase yields the protein MRYFITGTDTDCGKTLVTLGFMQLCQERGLTTAGMKPVAAGALRTREGLLNSDALAIQEQCCPSLDYAAVNPYCFEPGVAPHLAAAMAGTRIDLSVLEKRYQALAQSHQAVVVEGAGGWKVPLNEDQDSADLCRRLGLPVVLVVGLRLGCINHSLLSVESIQASGVTLLGWVANHIDANMALAEDNIQTLKGRIKAPLLGRIPRLDNPTAATVSTYLSLPVAATEC from the coding sequence ATGCGCTATTTCATCACCGGCACTGACACCGACTGCGGCAAGACCCTGGTCACCCTGGGTTTCATGCAGCTCTGCCAGGAACGGGGCCTGACCACGGCAGGCATGAAACCCGTAGCCGCCGGCGCCTTGCGCACCCGGGAGGGTCTGCTCAATTCCGATGCCCTGGCCATCCAGGAACAATGCTGTCCTTCCCTGGACTATGCCGCGGTGAATCCCTATTGTTTCGAGCCTGGCGTCGCTCCCCACCTGGCCGCAGCCATGGCGGGCACCCGCATCGACCTGAGCGTGCTGGAAAAGCGGTATCAGGCACTGGCTCAATCCCACCAGGCTGTGGTCGTGGAAGGCGCAGGAGGCTGGAAGGTGCCCCTGAACGAGGATCAGGACAGCGCCGACCTGTGCCGCCGTCTGGGGCTGCCGGTAGTACTGGTGGTGGGCCTGCGCCTGGGCTGTATCAATCACAGCCTGCTCTCGGTGGAATCCATCCAGGCCAGCGGGGTAACCCTGCTCGGCTGGGTGGCCAACCACATCGATGCCAACATGGCCCTGGCCGAAGACAACATCCAGACCCTCAAGGGCCGCATCAAGGCCCCCCTGCTGGGGCGCATCCCCCGCCTGGACAATCCTACTGCGGCTACCGTATCAACCTATCTCAGCCTTCCAGTTGCCGCAACGGAATGCTGA
- the bioC gene encoding malonyl-ACP O-methyltransferase BioC, whose translation MSEHIDKHKARRAFSRAAKTYDEAAVLQREVGRRQLERLDLVRLAPRNILDLGCGTGEQAQALLRRYPGARVHALDFALPMLGQARRRGRWRRRPRCICGDMEHLPLADDSIDLLISNLAFQWAADPVQLYRECLRVLSPGGLLMFTTFGPDTLKELRMAWAEVDQTPHVSPFMDMHDLGDILVDAGYAAPVMDVERMVLTYASVDDLMRDLKQIGASNAASGRMRGLTGRGRMQAMRKAYESWRSEGLLPASYEVVYGHAWAPEDKTAPRQVSIPLRQLEG comes from the coding sequence ATGTCTGAACACATCGACAAGCACAAGGCCCGGCGTGCTTTTTCCCGTGCAGCGAAGACCTATGACGAGGCGGCGGTATTGCAGCGGGAAGTGGGCCGGCGTCAGCTGGAACGCCTGGATCTGGTGCGTCTGGCGCCCCGGAATATTCTCGACCTGGGTTGTGGCACGGGAGAACAGGCCCAAGCCTTATTGCGCCGGTATCCCGGTGCCCGGGTTCATGCCCTGGATTTTGCCCTGCCCATGCTGGGTCAGGCGCGTCGGCGGGGACGCTGGCGCAGACGCCCCCGCTGCATCTGCGGTGATATGGAACATCTGCCTTTGGCGGATGACAGTATCGACCTGCTGATATCCAATCTTGCCTTTCAGTGGGCGGCAGATCCTGTGCAGCTGTATCGGGAATGCCTGCGGGTGCTCAGTCCTGGCGGTCTGTTGATGTTCACCACCTTCGGCCCGGATACTCTCAAAGAGCTGCGCATGGCCTGGGCTGAAGTGGATCAGACCCCCCATGTCAGCCCTTTCATGGATATGCATGACCTGGGGGATATCCTGGTCGATGCCGGTTATGCTGCGCCGGTCATGGATGTCGAAAGAATGGTGCTGACTTACGCCAGTGTCGATGACCTGATGCGGGATCTGAAACAGATCGGCGCCAGCAACGCTGCTTCAGGGCGTATGCGGGGGCTGACGGGCAGGGGCCGTATGCAGGCCATGCGCAAAGCCTATGAAAGTTGGCGTTCTGAAGGTTTGCTGCCTGCCAGTTATGAAGTGGTGTACGGCCATGCCTGGGCGCCGGAGGATAAGACTGCGCCTCGGCAGGTCAGCATTCCGTTGCGGCAACTGGAAGGCTGA
- a CDS encoding YfhL family 4Fe-4S dicluster ferredoxin yields the protein MALMITDECINCDVCEPECPNGAISMGEEIYEIDPDLCTECVGHYEESQCVEVCPVDCIIVDPNHQETEEELRAKYERITGESA from the coding sequence ATGGCCCTGATGATTACCGATGAATGCATCAACTGTGATGTATGCGAGCCTGAATGCCCTAATGGCGCAATTTCCATGGGCGAGGAGATCTACGAGATCGACCCTGATCTGTGCACCGAATGTGTTGGTCACTACGAAGAATCACAGTGCGTCGAGGTCTGCCCGGTGGACTGCATTATCGTTGATCCCAACCATCAGGAAACCGAGGAAGAGCTGCGTGCCAAGTACGAGCGTATTACCGGCGAATCCGCCTGA
- a CDS encoding M16 family metallopeptidase has protein sequence MIRIWSLLMLVLIMGQSQALEVQSWQTQGGTRVMYVHAPQLPMVNLQVMFDAGSARDGDLPGQARMLNELLPEGAGKWNADELARELESRGIEISTHTGRDMASITLRSLSDKNILTPALDMLAAMVSAPGLDAAAIERVKARTLADLRLASQSAEQVADREMMQILYGDHPYAHDPLGTEAALARIDQAALRAFHQRYYTQANAVVALVGDVDRTQAETLVAHVLAGLSVGQRAAPLADPKPGKAGRQHRNFPASQTHLYLGMLGISRKDPDYFPLIVGNHILGGSGLTSIMGEEVRNKRGLSYGISSYFAPLRVKGPWMLTAQTRNSQARKTLELMTALLRDFIDEGPTQKQLEAAKKHLAGGFPLKLSSNKKILSQISTMAFYDLPPDWLDIWPTRVQQVTRAQIHRSFHRRMPMKHLQQLTVGGGK, from the coding sequence ATGATTCGCATATGGTCATTGTTGATGCTGGTTCTGATCATGGGCCAGTCCCAGGCGCTGGAGGTTCAGTCCTGGCAGACTCAGGGTGGCACCCGGGTCATGTATGTGCATGCTCCGCAATTGCCCATGGTGAATTTGCAGGTGATGTTTGATGCCGGTAGCGCCAGGGATGGGGATCTGCCGGGGCAGGCAAGGATGCTCAATGAACTGTTGCCCGAAGGTGCGGGCAAGTGGAATGCCGATGAACTGGCCCGGGAACTGGAATCCCGGGGTATAGAAATCAGCACCCATACGGGACGGGATATGGCCAGTATTACCCTGCGCAGCCTCAGCGACAAGAATATTCTGACGCCAGCCCTGGACATGCTGGCAGCCATGGTCTCTGCGCCAGGGTTGGATGCGGCCGCCATCGAGCGGGTGAAAGCACGTACCCTGGCGGATCTGCGTCTGGCCAGCCAATCAGCGGAACAGGTTGCGGACCGGGAAATGATGCAGATTTTGTATGGTGATCATCCTTATGCTCATGACCCCCTGGGAACAGAGGCCGCTCTGGCACGCATCGATCAGGCCGCATTGCGAGCCTTTCATCAGCGCTACTACACCCAGGCCAATGCTGTAGTGGCTCTGGTGGGGGATGTGGATCGCACCCAGGCTGAGACCCTGGTGGCGCATGTGCTGGCTGGCCTGTCGGTCGGGCAAAGAGCTGCGCCTCTGGCAGACCCCAAACCAGGGAAAGCGGGTCGCCAGCACAGGAATTTCCCAGCTTCCCAGACTCACCTCTACCTGGGTATGCTGGGCATCAGCCGCAAGGACCCGGATTACTTTCCCCTGATTGTCGGCAACCATATCCTCGGGGGTAGTGGCTTGACCTCCATCATGGGTGAAGAGGTGCGTAACAAGCGTGGCCTGTCCTATGGCATTTCCAGCTATTTCGCACCCCTGCGGGTGAAAGGTCCCTGGATGCTGACTGCCCAGACCAGGAACAGCCAGGCCCGAAAAACTCTGGAACTGATGACGGCCCTGTTGCGTGATTTCATCGATGAGGGGCCGACACAGAAGCAGCTGGAAGCGGCGAAGAAACACCTGGCCGGGGGATTCCCCCTGAAGCTGTCCAGCAACAAGAAGATTCTCAGCCAGATTAGCACCATGGCTTTCTATGACCTGCCTCCGGACTGGCTGGATATCTGGCCTACACGGGTACAGCAGGTGACGCGCGCCCAGATTCACCGCAGTTTCCACCGGCGTATGCCCATGAAACATTTGCAGCAGTTGACCGTGGGTGGCGGAAAATAG
- the bioH gene encoding pimeloyl-ACP methyl ester esterase BioH: protein MRLATQVSGQGPDLLLLHGWGMNLAVWQPLVETLEEEFRITVVELPGHGASSWDPGCRSLDHWTAAVLDAAPSRAIWCGWSLGGLIAQRAAALAPERFSALVGMATSPCFVTKPDWPWAMETSVLERFASELEADQVRTLRRFLALQVQGAENSRATLQLLRTEFEARPAARVPALRAGLDLLLGVDLRNLPEPTGVSMHWLLGGRDQLVPPALASHLPGRVRVIRGAGHAPFLSHQEECAGILREWAANV from the coding sequence ATGAGATTGGCCACACAAGTGTCCGGCCAGGGGCCGGACTTGCTGCTGCTGCATGGCTGGGGCATGAACCTGGCGGTGTGGCAGCCCCTGGTGGAAACACTGGAGGAGGAGTTCCGCATTACTGTGGTGGAGCTGCCGGGACATGGCGCTTCGTCATGGGATCCTGGCTGCCGTAGCCTGGACCATTGGACTGCTGCAGTGTTGGATGCGGCGCCTTCCCGGGCCATTTGGTGCGGCTGGTCACTGGGAGGCCTTATCGCCCAGCGGGCCGCAGCTCTGGCTCCAGAGCGTTTCTCGGCGCTGGTTGGCATGGCCACCAGTCCCTGTTTCGTAACAAAACCGGATTGGCCCTGGGCCATGGAAACCAGCGTGCTGGAACGATTCGCCAGTGAGCTGGAAGCCGACCAGGTACGCACCCTGCGCCGGTTTCTGGCGCTTCAGGTACAAGGCGCGGAGAACTCCCGGGCCACCCTGCAGTTGTTGCGCACGGAATTCGAGGCCCGGCCTGCCGCCCGGGTTCCGGCATTGCGGGCAGGTCTGGATCTGCTGCTGGGTGTGGATCTGCGCAACCTGCCGGAACCGACAGGGGTTTCCATGCACTGGTTGCTGGGTGGCAGGGATCAGCTGGTGCCCCCTGCGTTGGCAAGTCATTTGCCAGGCCGGGTAAGGGTGATCCGGGGTGCCGGTCATGCGCCCTTTCTTTCTCATCAGGAAGAATGCGCAGGGATCCTGCGGGAGTGGGCGGCCAATGTCTGA
- the ftsX gene encoding permease-like cell division protein FtsX codes for MRKRRRKAAFNKHFSLSAWLARHAQVFLSSLGRLARRPLGSLMTLTVLGIAISLPLGLHLLVNNLQQLAGNWDGSASISLFLEDGISEEQAEALMDTLKTRPDIGAVQHITPEQAMAEFRQHSGFGDALDLLDSNPLPHVLLVQPANPDLHTQRIKPLLDHLKAQPGVELALADLQWVERFQGINRMLERIALLLALLLALAVLLIIGNTIRLEIQSRRDEIEIVKLVGGSNSFIRRPFLYEGFWYGLLGGLLATLLIWLASLALRGPAQHLADLYHSNFHLGGLDLHTAALVLGMSVLLGIAGAWTAVSQHLRDIEPSD; via the coding sequence ATGAGAAAGCGCAGACGCAAGGCGGCATTCAATAAACATTTCAGCCTTTCTGCCTGGCTGGCCCGCCATGCCCAGGTGTTCCTCTCCAGCCTGGGACGCCTGGCGCGCCGTCCCCTGGGCAGCCTCATGACCCTCACCGTATTGGGCATCGCCATCTCTCTGCCCCTGGGGCTGCACCTGTTGGTAAACAACCTGCAGCAACTCGCCGGAAACTGGGATGGCTCCGCAAGCATCTCCCTGTTTCTCGAAGATGGCATCAGTGAGGAGCAGGCCGAAGCTCTGATGGATACCCTGAAAACCCGGCCCGATATCGGCGCGGTGCAACACATCACTCCGGAACAGGCCATGGCTGAATTTCGCCAGCATTCAGGTTTCGGTGACGCCCTGGATCTGCTGGACAGCAATCCCCTGCCTCATGTGCTGCTGGTACAACCCGCCAATCCGGATCTGCATACACAACGCATCAAACCCCTGCTGGACCACTTGAAAGCCCAGCCCGGCGTGGAACTGGCCCTGGCGGATCTTCAATGGGTGGAGCGTTTCCAGGGCATCAACCGGATGCTGGAGCGGATCGCCCTGCTCCTGGCCCTGCTCCTGGCCCTGGCGGTGCTGTTGATCATTGGCAACACCATACGCCTGGAGATCCAGAGCCGCCGGGATGAAATCGAGATCGTCAAGCTGGTGGGCGGCAGCAACAGCTTCATTCGCCGTCCTTTCCTCTACGAAGGTTTCTGGTACGGACTCCTGGGAGGCCTGCTCGCCACACTTTTGATCTGGCTGGCCTCCCTGGCCCTGCGCGGACCGGCTCAACATTTGGCAGACCTCTATCACAGCAACTTCCACCTCGGAGGTCTGGATCTGCATACCGCCGCCCTGGTGCTCGGCATGAGCGTACTTCTGGGCATCGCAGGTGCCTGGACAGCCGTCAGCCAGCATTTACGCGATATTGAGCCAAGCGACTGA
- the rpoH gene encoding RNA polymerase sigma factor RpoH, protein MNNKQLATATMPTGSMESYISAAFQLPMLSQKEEHDLAVRLRDNNDLEAARQLVMSHLRFVVRIARQYAGYGLPQPDLIQEGTVGLMKAVRRFDPEVGVRLASFAVHWIKAEIHEFILRNWRIVKIATTKAQRKLFFNLRSSKKRLGWFSEQEIQDVASDLGVKPEEVRNMEARLNNYDMAFDASDSDDEHVAPVSYLPDMSMEPESILEAEDTERDENERLYAAMQELDERSQDILRRRWLSGKKATLHELADEYGVSAERIRQIEKAAMNKLQEKIAA, encoded by the coding sequence ATGAACAACAAACAACTCGCTACAGCCACCATGCCTACCGGAAGCATGGAGTCTTACATCAGCGCGGCTTTTCAATTGCCCATGCTCAGCCAGAAGGAAGAGCATGATCTGGCCGTGCGCCTGCGCGACAACAATGACCTGGAAGCCGCCCGCCAGCTGGTCATGAGCCACCTGCGCTTCGTAGTGCGTATTGCCCGCCAGTATGCGGGTTATGGCCTGCCGCAACCGGATCTTATCCAGGAAGGTACTGTGGGCCTGATGAAAGCCGTACGCCGCTTCGATCCGGAGGTGGGTGTGCGCCTGGCATCCTTTGCCGTGCACTGGATCAAGGCTGAAATCCATGAATTCATCCTGCGCAACTGGCGCATCGTGAAAATCGCAACCACCAAGGCCCAGCGCAAATTGTTCTTCAACCTCCGCTCCAGCAAAAAGCGGCTGGGTTGGTTCAGCGAGCAGGAGATTCAGGACGTGGCCAGCGACCTGGGAGTGAAACCCGAGGAAGTGCGCAACATGGAAGCCCGCCTGAACAACTACGACATGGCCTTCGATGCCAGCGACAGTGATGACGAGCACGTGGCTCCGGTGAGCTACCTGCCTGACATGAGCATGGAACCTGAGAGCATCCTCGAAGCCGAGGACACTGAAAGGGACGAGAACGAACGTCTGTATGCAGCCATGCAGGAACTGGACGAGCGCAGCCAGGACATTCTGCGGCGCCGCTGGCTGTCCGGAAAGAAGGCCACCCTGCACGAACTGGCCGATGAATACGGCGTTTCCGCCGAGCGCATCCGCCAGATCGAAAAAGCGGCCATGAACAAGCTGCAGGAAAAAATAGCCGCCTGA
- the rsmD gene encoding 16S rRNA (guanine(966)-N(2))-methyltransferase RsmD, with amino-acid sequence MGGRSNSIRIIGGEFRGRRLSFANLPGLRPTADRLRETLFNWLQGQVEGAACLDLFAGSGALGLEALSRGADFVRLVDQSRVVVRQLQQNLKTLQQEPRGEVVAGDALRLLSRDADRSFDLVFLDPPFARDWLENACDLLEQNHWLKPRSWIYLEQDSHKDWPRTPPQWSLYREAGAGQAACRLFRRDIMQN; translated from the coding sequence TTGGGCGGGCGCAGCAACAGCATCCGTATCATCGGCGGCGAATTTCGCGGCCGACGCCTGTCTTTCGCCAACCTGCCGGGATTGCGGCCTACTGCGGATCGTTTGCGTGAAACCCTGTTCAATTGGCTGCAGGGCCAGGTGGAAGGCGCTGCCTGTCTGGATTTGTTCGCCGGCAGTGGCGCCCTGGGGCTGGAAGCCCTTTCCCGGGGGGCGGACTTTGTACGTCTGGTGGATCAGTCGCGGGTCGTGGTTCGCCAGTTGCAACAGAACCTGAAAACCCTTCAACAGGAACCCCGGGGCGAGGTTGTGGCGGGTGATGCATTGCGCCTGCTGAGCAGGGATGCCGATCGTTCCTTCGACCTGGTGTTTCTCGATCCTCCTTTTGCCCGGGACTGGCTGGAGAATGCCTGTGACCTGTTGGAGCAAAACCATTGGCTCAAACCCCGCAGCTGGATCTACCTGGAGCAGGACAGTCACAAGGACTGGCCGCGAACGCCGCCGCAGTGGTCCCTGTACCGGGAGGCCGGAGCAGGCCAGGCCGCCTGCCGCCTGTTTCGTCGTGATATAATGCAAAATTGA
- a CDS encoding M16 family metallopeptidase — MRSFWSLVFCLFSLSALAAGNKVEEFMLGNGMKVIVKPDHRAPVVVSQVWYKVGSSYEQPGTTGVSHVLEHMMFKGTRHVAPDEFSRIIAALGGSENAFTGIDYTAYFETLSRQHLERALELEADRMQNLLLDEKEFQREVAVVREERRLRTDDDPNGLLWEQFNAVAWRVSPYRNPVIGWMHDLEVMSVADLRQWYERWYSPDNAILVVVGDVAPVQVLALAKKHFGAIPARQHPPWRQRPEPEQKGPVRMSLQIPAEQPVLLMGYKAPAMADLKDPTEAYALMVLNSILGDGDSSRLSAAVVREQGLAVSASSSYDAFSRLSGLLEVQAIPARDVNLDDLESGLLSQIRRLQQEPVSKQELQRVINRTLASKVFARDSMFYQAMLMGMRETNGYDWHSLDEELKHIRAVTPRQVQAVARKYLVEEHLTVARLEPVREAAPVAREKKS, encoded by the coding sequence ATGCGTAGCTTCTGGAGCCTGGTGTTTTGCCTGTTCAGTCTGTCAGCCCTGGCGGCAGGGAACAAGGTTGAAGAATTCATGCTCGGCAATGGCATGAAGGTCATCGTCAAGCCGGATCATCGCGCCCCGGTGGTGGTCAGCCAGGTCTGGTACAAAGTGGGGTCGAGCTACGAACAGCCGGGAACCACCGGCGTGTCTCATGTTCTGGAACACATGATGTTCAAGGGCACCAGGCATGTAGCGCCGGATGAATTCTCGCGCATCATCGCCGCTCTGGGAGGCAGCGAGAATGCCTTTACGGGGATCGATTACACGGCATATTTTGAAACCCTGTCCAGGCAGCATCTGGAGCGTGCCCTGGAACTGGAGGCCGACCGTATGCAAAACCTGCTGCTGGATGAAAAGGAGTTTCAGCGCGAGGTCGCCGTGGTGCGTGAGGAGCGCCGCCTGCGCACGGATGATGATCCCAATGGCCTGCTCTGGGAGCAGTTCAATGCCGTCGCCTGGCGGGTGTCGCCCTATCGCAATCCGGTAATCGGCTGGATGCATGATCTGGAAGTCATGAGTGTGGCGGATCTGCGCCAGTGGTATGAGCGCTGGTATTCTCCGGACAATGCGATTCTGGTGGTCGTGGGTGATGTCGCTCCGGTGCAGGTCCTGGCCCTGGCGAAGAAGCACTTCGGCGCCATTCCCGCACGTCAGCATCCACCCTGGCGGCAACGTCCGGAACCCGAACAGAAAGGGCCGGTGCGCATGAGCCTGCAGATTCCTGCGGAACAGCCTGTCCTGCTCATGGGCTACAAGGCGCCGGCCATGGCGGATCTCAAGGATCCGACGGAGGCCTATGCGCTTATGGTGCTCAACTCCATACTGGGTGATGGCGACAGCTCCCGGTTGTCCGCGGCTGTGGTGCGTGAACAAGGCCTGGCCGTGTCCGCCAGCAGCAGTTATGACGCGTTCAGCCGCTTGTCCGGCCTGCTGGAGGTCCAGGCCATACCCGCCAGGGACGTGAACCTGGATGACCTGGAATCCGGCCTGCTATCCCAGATCAGGCGCCTGCAACAGGAACCCGTGAGCAAGCAGGAGCTGCAGCGCGTCATCAATCGCACCCTGGCGTCCAAGGTATTTGCCCGGGACTCCATGTTCTACCAGGCCATGCTCATGGGCATGCGTGAAACCAACGGCTATGACTGGCACAGCCTGGATGAGGAGCTCAAACATATCCGGGCGGTGACTCCCCGGCAGGTGCAGGCGGTGGCGCGCAAGTATCTGGTGGAGGAGCATCTTACGGTTGCCCGCTTGGAGCCGGTCAGGGAAGCAGCGCCCGTGGCACGGGAGAAGAAGTCATGA